In one Chitinophaga sancti genomic region, the following are encoded:
- a CDS encoding TonB-dependent receptor, which produces MMKTLLTTIITLLLIVVTISVRSQDATGKVTGYVKDVTGQPVIAATVVLRKAADSTLVKAALSDTAGLYSFEQLPFGNYLVAITSISFQPQWLSLNLNSAAQELPATILTLSSKSLSAVTVTSKRPIIEQFADRTVVNVETMVSASGGSAMDVLEKSPGVTVDKQGNLSIRGKQGVKVFIDGRDTYVNGADLSAILRNMQASQVDQVEIISNPSAKYDAAGNGVINIRTKKSAARGFNGSIALAYLQGRYPGTTQQLTFNYRSKYINLFGNAGYAYRKGFEDVYILRNFRTTSDEIKTIYDQRSYTRNLNKSLNAKLGIDFYLSGNTMLSVAGSGFRNPSSTQTENRTLLKSPDGTVQTIVMAPADMDGKWNNGEANISLKHNFDSAGHAISLDGSYMKYTTTSVQHFNNSYYDGKNNPTETPSLFMADMPGNIRIYSFKGDYTLPLSRTVKVEAGAKYSDVSTDNNAQYYLQQSGRWVRSDSLSNHFLYKEKVLAGYLNFNGAGERFEWQVGLRAEHMDISGTQINGDKSFTRNALQWFPSALVAYTLDKQNKLSASYSRRIERPDYKSLNPFRFYLDQYTYEEGNPYLKPQYSNNFELSHIFMDGALTTTLLYNKTSDVIQEVVQQRTSSNETFIRPENISTRRVAGINTSAQIPLSDNLTTILYLEYNSNKYKGRINDEPFSLQANTFSGQLRQQIKLPGNWMVELAGQYTSRAIDGTFIQQPMGVMGVGLQKDLMKKMLTLRLTGVDLFRWTKYEATSRYQLVDIYALTKWQTQALRFVVTYRFRSGLKVEDRSQEKSASPEKDRVKMNESK; this is translated from the coding sequence ATGATGAAAACCCTTCTTACAACAATAATCACCTTATTGCTCATTGTTGTTACTATTTCCGTCCGGTCGCAGGATGCAACGGGCAAAGTTACCGGTTATGTAAAAGATGTGACGGGGCAACCTGTCATCGCCGCTACGGTGGTGCTGCGCAAGGCCGCGGATTCTACGCTGGTGAAAGCTGCATTGTCGGATACAGCGGGACTGTATTCCTTCGAACAACTCCCTTTTGGAAATTACCTGGTGGCCATCACCAGTATCAGCTTCCAGCCGCAGTGGCTTTCGCTGAATCTGAACAGCGCCGCGCAGGAATTGCCAGCAACGATACTCACTCTTTCTTCAAAATCGTTATCAGCAGTAACGGTGACGTCTAAGCGTCCTATTATCGAACAGTTTGCCGACAGAACGGTGGTGAATGTGGAAACGATGGTATCTGCCTCGGGAGGCTCTGCTATGGATGTTTTGGAGAAATCGCCCGGTGTAACTGTAGATAAGCAGGGGAACCTGTCTATCCGTGGTAAGCAGGGGGTAAAAGTATTTATAGATGGCCGGGATACCTATGTAAATGGTGCCGACCTATCGGCCATACTGCGTAACATGCAGGCCAGCCAGGTAGACCAGGTGGAGATAATTTCCAACCCCTCAGCCAAATACGACGCCGCTGGAAACGGTGTAATCAACATACGCACGAAGAAGAGCGCTGCCCGTGGCTTCAACGGAAGCATCGCCCTCGCATACCTGCAGGGGCGCTATCCGGGTACCACGCAACAGCTCACGTTCAATTACCGCAGTAAATATATCAACCTGTTCGGTAATGCCGGATATGCTTACAGGAAAGGATTTGAAGATGTATACATCCTCCGGAATTTCAGGACCACATCTGATGAGATCAAAACAATCTACGACCAGCGCTCTTATACAAGGAACCTGAATAAAAGCCTGAATGCTAAGCTGGGCATAGATTTTTATCTCTCCGGAAATACTATGCTGTCTGTAGCAGGCAGCGGATTCCGCAATCCGTCGTCTACACAAACAGAAAACAGAACTTTGTTAAAGAGCCCTGACGGTACTGTGCAAACTATTGTGATGGCACCCGCTGATATGGATGGCAAGTGGAATAACGGAGAGGCAAACATCTCCCTGAAGCATAATTTCGATTCTGCCGGTCATGCTATATCCCTGGATGGAAGCTATATGAAATACACGACCACGAGCGTGCAGCATTTCAACAACAGTTACTATGATGGCAAAAACAATCCGACAGAAACGCCATCGCTGTTTATGGCGGATATGCCCGGCAACATTCGAATCTACTCCTTCAAAGGGGATTATACCCTGCCTTTGAGCCGCACTGTTAAAGTGGAAGCTGGCGCCAAATATAGCGATGTAAGCACCGACAACAATGCGCAGTATTACCTGCAGCAAAGTGGTAGATGGGTACGCAGCGATTCCCTCAGCAATCATTTCCTGTATAAGGAAAAAGTACTGGCGGGCTACCTGAACTTCAACGGCGCCGGTGAAAGATTTGAGTGGCAGGTAGGGCTGCGTGCAGAGCATATGGATATTTCCGGTACGCAGATCAATGGCGACAAATCTTTTACCCGCAATGCACTGCAGTGGTTCCCATCCGCACTGGTGGCCTATACGCTGGACAAGCAGAATAAACTCAGCGCCAGCTACAGCAGGCGTATTGAGCGGCCGGATTATAAAAGTCTGAACCCATTCCGGTTCTACCTGGATCAGTATACATACGAAGAAGGTAATCCATATCTGAAACCGCAGTACAGCAATAATTTCGAGCTGAGCCACATTTTCATGGATGGAGCACTCACCACCACGCTGCTGTATAACAAAACATCAGACGTGATCCAGGAAGTGGTGCAGCAGCGGACCTCCAGCAATGAAACGTTTATTCGTCCTGAGAATATCAGCACAAGGAGGGTGGCCGGCATTAATACGAGTGCGCAGATTCCGCTGAGCGATAATCTCACTACTATTTTGTACCTGGAATATAACAGCAACAAATACAAAGGCCGTATAAATGATGAGCCATTTTCGCTGCAGGCAAATACCTTTTCCGGACAGTTGCGTCAGCAGATCAAGCTCCCCGGCAACTGGATGGTGGAGCTGGCGGGGCAATACACTTCCCGGGCTATTGACGGCACCTTCATTCAGCAGCCGATGGGCGTGATGGGAGTGGGCCTGCAGAAAGACCTGATGAAAAAAATGCTGACGCTGCGCCTCACGGGAGTGGATCTTTTCCGCTGGACCAAATACGAAGCTACCAGCCGTTATCAGTTGGTGGATATCTACGCCCTTACGAAATGGCAAACGCAGGCCCTGCGTTTTGTAGTTACCTATCGCTTCCGCAGTGGCCTCAAGGTGGAAGACCGGAGCCAGGAGAAATCCGCTTCTCCGGAAAAAGACAGGGTGAAGATGAATGAAAGCAAGTAA
- a CDS encoding 4'-phosphopantetheinyl transferase family protein — translation MITFSCFLYRQQLSNTLFDVLLHCLPVHMRADVCRYRRWEDRQNCLFGRLLLRDLLCAEGYSPDSLERVHPDTGGKLVLDDAVDFNLSHSGNMVLAAITRYGRIGVDVELMADLHPEDIAVALRSDELERLQREGKEALYALWTRKESLVKARGQGLAIDVKDICLRNGNRATLRIDGVSETWYYQHVPLPAEYVSVLCTSQLLPEAVFLPAEDLIDRAIWYAGIDVTTLPFFV, via the coding sequence ATGATTACATTTTCCTGTTTTTTATACCGGCAGCAGCTGAGCAACACGTTGTTTGATGTGTTGCTGCATTGTTTGCCGGTGCATATGCGGGCAGATGTATGCCGGTACCGCCGCTGGGAAGACCGGCAGAACTGCCTGTTTGGCCGGTTGCTGCTGCGCGATCTGCTGTGTGCGGAGGGTTATTCGCCGGACTCACTGGAACGGGTACACCCAGATACCGGAGGGAAACTGGTGTTGGATGATGCCGTGGATTTCAACCTGTCGCACTCCGGAAACATGGTGCTGGCTGCTATTACGCGCTATGGCCGAATCGGCGTGGATGTTGAGCTGATGGCTGACCTGCACCCTGAAGATATTGCCGTAGCATTGCGTTCCGATGAACTGGAGCGGCTGCAGCGGGAAGGTAAGGAGGCCTTGTATGCGCTGTGGACCAGAAAGGAAAGCCTGGTGAAGGCAAGGGGGCAGGGGCTGGCGATAGATGTGAAAGACATCTGCCTGCGAAATGGCAACCGTGCCACATTGCGAATAGATGGTGTTTCTGAAACCTGGTATTATCAGCATGTACCGCTGCCTGCAGAGTATGTGTCGGTACTGTGCACTTCGCAGTTATTACCTGAAGCAGTTTTCCTGCCTGCGGAAGACCTTATAGACCGGGCAATCTGGTATGCAGGCATCGATGTAACAACCTTACCGTTTTTTGTTTAA
- a CDS encoding thioesterase II family protein translates to MINLITLPYAGGNKFAYNALKPLLNRHITLVPLELPGRGQRMNLPLLGDLHQMADDLLVQVNPYIRGDYMFFGHSMGGTLGNLLIHRLQASGRRLPLHFLVTGCAAPKVNHLRTVRHKLPDRDLREELRALGGFPEEVLNNQALMEFFLPIIREDMRALELYQYQPLGKYDVPVTVINGTSEPISDEMAAGWADETSFAPDIRRLDGDHFFILQHFAELAAILNKQTARTSFV, encoded by the coding sequence ATGATTAATCTGATTACATTACCATATGCGGGCGGCAATAAGTTTGCCTATAATGCGCTGAAGCCGCTGCTGAACCGGCATATTACGCTGGTGCCACTGGAACTGCCTGGCCGTGGGCAGCGCATGAATCTCCCTTTGCTGGGCGATCTGCACCAGATGGCGGATGATCTGCTGGTACAGGTGAATCCATATATTCGCGGTGACTATATGTTTTTTGGCCATTCTATGGGCGGTACTTTGGGAAACCTGCTGATACATAGGTTGCAGGCTAGCGGACGCAGGCTGCCGCTGCATTTCCTGGTAACGGGTTGTGCCGCGCCGAAGGTAAATCACTTACGTACTGTTCGGCATAAACTACCTGACCGCGACCTGCGCGAGGAGTTACGCGCACTGGGCGGCTTCCCGGAGGAAGTATTGAATAACCAGGCGCTGATGGAGTTCTTCCTGCCGATTATCCGGGAAGATATGCGGGCGTTGGAGCTGTATCAGTATCAGCCGCTGGGCAAATATGATGTGCCGGTTACCGTGATTAATGGCACCTCAGAGCCAATATCTGATGAAATGGCTGCAGGATGGGCGGATGAGACGAGTTTTGCTCCTGACATCCGCCGGCTTGATGGGGATCATTTCTTTATCCTTCAGCATTTTGCAGAGCTGGCAGCTATTCTCAACAAACAAACGGCCAGGACATCTTTTGTATGA
- a CDS encoding cobalamin B12-binding domain-containing protein, translating to MKPIALLTTIPSDSHNWNLFFIQLFLQENGFEVINLGPSVPYDLLTEACISHQPDMLIVSTINGHGYIEGKELIKRVKELDSMQEKPVFIGGKLSTDVNMSYLYAVELESAGYTRAYCNDQDLQDFGQRLQHIKEQAMVARQA from the coding sequence ATGAAACCTATCGCATTGTTAACTACAATTCCTTCGGACTCGCACAACTGGAACCTGTTTTTTATACAGTTGTTTTTACAGGAGAATGGCTTTGAGGTAATCAACCTGGGCCCCAGTGTACCCTATGATCTGCTTACGGAAGCCTGTATCAGTCATCAGCCGGACATGCTGATTGTGTCTACAATTAACGGTCACGGATATATTGAAGGAAAGGAACTGATAAAAAGAGTAAAGGAACTGGACAGCATGCAGGAGAAGCCCGTGTTTATTGGTGGGAAGCTGAGTACAGATGTGAATATGTCATACCTTTATGCAGTGGAGCTGGAGTCTGCCGGCTATACCCGTGCTTACTGCAACGATCAGGACCTTCAGGATTTTGGGCAGCGCCTGCAACACATAAAAGAGCAGGCAATGGTTGCCAGACAGGCTTAA
- a CDS encoding ATP-binding cassette domain-containing protein produces the protein MLQQKSKGFFVMLALLGLINSIWGSTLLLLINNKVTNTPLPFVDQYDWQIYTVLIVLSFVTSRYFQSYMIRLTYDLGNDLGLSIFDKLRFTNYEEYQKLGDEKVRTAVADVTTLQRFPQAFIESFNAVVMVAIGVIYLFYINLPGAALITGILGVLATLYYFRNMAVHQDMTTVRDLANIYQQNMNDFLRGFREIKMSRDRSDNIFEHISVNRGRAKDLTVKTLIRHMGNELMGSYVWYLMIGIILFMLPALLHAGQVVSSSFIVTLLYLMGPMSIIITEIREFTLMHIAVTRLEEFDKVVSASRTIELGHGNDPRADVGFQSIRFDNVTYEYYDEIRAETFRLLPLNLEIRKGETIFITGGNGSGKSTFIHLLTGLYMPKSGHIYFNDECITPQTYPWYRDQLVAIHTDHCLFTENYDDFELNRNNARLMELLNKMRLTDIVTFNEQKNVIKATLSKGQQKRLALIYALMEEKEIIILDEWAAEQDPVFRAFFYKVLVPEMKAMGKTVIAVTHDDAYFDYAERVLRFDYGRVQSDVRQPAMAV, from the coding sequence ATGCTTCAGCAAAAATCGAAAGGATTTTTCGTAATGCTGGCCCTGCTGGGGTTAATTAACAGCATCTGGGGAAGCACACTGCTACTGCTGATCAACAACAAGGTGACCAATACGCCTTTACCTTTTGTGGATCAATACGACTGGCAGATCTACACCGTCCTGATTGTGCTGTCGTTTGTTACATCCCGCTATTTTCAATCGTACATGATCCGCCTGACTTATGATCTGGGTAATGACCTGGGGCTGTCTATTTTCGACAAACTGCGCTTCACCAATTACGAAGAATACCAGAAACTGGGCGATGAAAAAGTTCGTACCGCCGTAGCCGATGTTACCACTTTGCAGCGCTTTCCACAAGCGTTCATAGAATCATTTAATGCAGTGGTAATGGTGGCCATCGGGGTCATTTATCTCTTCTATATCAACCTTCCTGGCGCAGCCCTTATCACGGGCATACTGGGCGTGCTGGCCACCCTGTATTACTTCCGTAACATGGCGGTTCACCAGGACATGACCACCGTAAGAGACCTCGCAAATATCTATCAGCAGAACATGAACGATTTTTTGCGTGGGTTCCGGGAAATCAAGATGAGCCGCGATCGCAGCGATAATATTTTTGAACACATCTCTGTTAATCGCGGGCGCGCAAAGGACCTCACTGTGAAAACCCTGATCCGCCATATGGGCAATGAGCTAATGGGCAGTTATGTATGGTACCTGATGATCGGTATCATCCTGTTCATGCTGCCTGCTTTGCTGCATGCGGGGCAGGTGGTGAGCAGCAGTTTTATTGTAACCCTGCTGTATCTGATGGGGCCAATGAGTATCATTATTACGGAAATCAGGGAGTTTACACTGATGCATATTGCGGTAACACGCCTGGAGGAATTTGACAAGGTAGTGAGTGCCTCCCGCACCATTGAGTTGGGTCATGGTAATGATCCACGGGCTGACGTGGGCTTTCAGTCTATCCGCTTCGATAATGTTACTTATGAATATTACGATGAGATACGTGCTGAAACTTTCCGCCTGCTACCGCTGAACCTGGAGATCAGGAAAGGGGAAACTATATTCATTACCGGCGGTAATGGCAGTGGCAAGAGCACGTTCATTCATCTGCTCACTGGCCTGTACATGCCCAAATCAGGACACATCTATTTCAATGATGAGTGCATTACCCCGCAAACCTATCCCTGGTATCGCGATCAGCTGGTAGCCATTCATACAGACCATTGCCTGTTTACCGAGAACTATGACGATTTTGAACTGAACCGCAATAACGCGCGGCTGATGGAATTGCTGAACAAAATGCGTTTAACCGACATTGTTACATTCAATGAGCAGAAGAACGTCATCAAGGCAACCCTTTCCAAGGGTCAGCAGAAAAGGTTGGCGCTGATATATGCGCTGATGGAGGAGAAAGAAATTATCATCCTGGATGAGTGGGCAGCAGAACAGGATCCGGTATTCCGCGCATTCTTTTACAAGGTGCTGGTGCCTGAAATGAAAGCGATGGGTAAAACGGTAATTGCTGTTACACACGACGACGCCTATTTCGACTATGCGGAACGTGTGCTGCGGTTCGACTATGGCCGCGTACAGAGCGATGTACGCCAGCCAGCCATGGCCGTGTAG